Part of the Oncorhynchus tshawytscha isolate Ot180627B linkage group LG23, Otsh_v2.0, whole genome shotgun sequence genome, tcatcccaaaccatctcaattgggttgaggtcggatgattgtggaggccaggttatctgatacagcactccatcagtctccttcttggtcaaatagcccttacacagcctggatgtgtgttttgggtcattgtcctgttgaaaaacaaatgacagtcccactaagcgcaaaccagatgggatggctaattgctgcagaatgctgtggtagccacgcTGATaaagtgccttgaattctaaataaatcacaaagtGTCAccggcaaagcacccccacaccatcacacctcctcttccatgcttcacagtgggaaccacacatgcggagatcatccattcacttactctgcatctcacaaagacacggcggttggaaccaaaaatcgcaaatttgaactcatcagactaaaggacagatttccaccggtctaatgtccattgcttgtgtttcttggcccaggcaagtctcttcttcttaccggtgtcctttagtagtggtttctttgcagtaatttgaccatgaaggcctgattcacgcattctcctctgaacagttgatgttgagatgtgtttgttacttgaactctgtgaagcatttatttgggctgcaatctgaggctggtatctctaatgaacttatcctctctagcagaggcaactctgggtctttctttcctgtggcgttcctcacgagagccagtttcatcatagcgcttgatggtagAAACGTTCAAATTTCTTGACGTtttccttattgactgaccttcatgtcttaaagtaatgatggaccgtCATTTCTTTTtacttatttaagctgttcttgccataatatggacttggtcttttaccaaataggtctatcttctgtttaccacccctaccttgtcacaacactactgacgcattaaggaaagaaattccacaaattaacttttaacaagacacacctgttcattgaaatgcattccatgtgactacttcatgaagctagttgagacaatgccaagagtgtgcaaagctgtcatcaaagaaaagtgtgtctactttgaagaatctcaaatgtaaaatatattttgatttgtttaacgctttttttcgttactacatgattccatatgtgttcatagttttgatgtcttcactattattctaaaatgcagtggtggaaaaagtactaaggtaaaggtaccttaatagaaaagtgaaagtcacctagtaaaatactacttgagtaaaagtctaaaagtatttggtttaaaatatacgtaagtatcaaaagtaaattgaatttctgaaatatatttaagtatcaaaagtgaaagtataaataatttcaaattccttatactaagcaaagcagacggcatcgttttctttctttttttcctccaacactcagacctaatttacaaatgaagcatttgtgtttagtgagtccgccagatcagaggcagtaagaatgaccagggatgttctcttgataagtgtgtgaattggaccactttcctgtcaaaatgtaacaagtacttttcggtgtcagggaaaatgtatggagtaaaaagtacattattttctttaggaatgtagtggtaAAAGTAGCCaacaaactacttaagtagtactttaaagtatttttacttaagtactttacactactgttacaatgtagaaaatagtaaaaaataaagaaaaaccctggaatgagtttgtgtgtccaaaattttgactggtactgtagctatGTAATTCatcactgactattaccaatgtgctatcatgaGAATGATGGTCGAGTGTTCTCCACTTAGAAAATAAATAGATTCGTTGTTGCTatcaaagtcattccaaagggtaggtttaacagagcaaatgaaatctGACCATACTTTACCACTCATTTAACATCAATGATGCTATTTATGCCtatagcatttgcaaagtcatcaacagctctTGTTGCTTATGGTTTCAAGCTCtagttgatttcaaatgtaatgtaGAATTGAATTGTGGTTcgttgtcaacgcaaccaaatattaaCATTTGAAGGAGAGTTTTTGCTTTGCTTCCATCTGTGCGACTGACTCAAGATGacttaattccagtttgtctgatatgttggattcacgactccatctcaaccaaaaatctaagttaaaaaGAAtaggattaaatcaaatcaatcttCATTTAGTgcatttaaatttttattttattttatttagtcctatttttaaatgtagatgtttggTTGAGATAGAGATGTGAATAtgacatatcaattattaatttgtagacaaactggaattaaagtcagaagtcagtggcacagatggatcTATCCAGgagttgacaaccaaacacaatatCATTTTTGAAATATAATAAATGAACTTCTCGACAAGTTAAcaaatatgttggattcacatctccaattcaaaaataaaagttaaagaatgggattaagccagtggctcagatggtaCTATCCAAGAGGTAGATGCATCTCTTTTAAATGTTAATGTTTGGTTGCGTTGTCAACCAagcacaattcaatattacttttttAATACAGTAAAAGTTAAGTCTATCTTACAAACGAATGTAACATTCATCCTTATAATGATTAACTCATCCTCGGccactgaggttactgtaactacacatttcttcttatgtaatcatatgtTCAAGATTGCATGCATAAGTtgtcgcaggtctgtggagagcTTCACAATAGCTATAATCATCTGTTCAGAATCACGCCATTGAAAACGTATTATCGACATTGAAATGATGTGATGTTCCCAGTGGGTCTATTCCTTCGTTGAACAACATGCAGTCATCAAAATGTTGAGACTAAATATACCACATATTAAAATGCTAGCACTTCAGGCCAAGAGAGGTCAACTTGAAACATTTGAACAGCTTTGAAACTTCAACAATGAACAATCATTTATGCTACCCAACTTCGTTGTATGATGCATAGCTATAGATAATTGAGAGGCAATAAAAAACTAGTATCTGAAATAGGGACGATTGGGAGCTTCCATTAATATCACACAAACCACATTTTAGATTGTCAAAGTATCTAACCTGTTACCGGTTACATCCGTGAATTTAATATAGGTGTGGTTGTGTGAATTTGACGCCAAAATAGCTGAGTATTCTGGGGCTTTCCTGCATTATATTGATCTTTAAGGGGGGAGGTTTCACTTACATAAGATTTGCCTATGTAGTCTGGACTGAAGaaatgtgagtgtgtctgtggtcTGGTTTGCTAATAAAAACCTCAGTGTGGTTCAGTTACAGACAGCCGACAGACGGGCAGAGTGAATGTTAGCACAAGGCCATTATGAATCATCATCCTAGATTCAAAGTGTTGATGTCATAACTTTTTTGGAGAGAATCATATGATGGTCTCTGTGAAGTAGCCAAGATCCTGATGTGGTTTCAGTCTTTGCAGGATTTCCTGTAGGTCTTCATGGGTGTTAAGGTTCTGGATGTTTTGGTTGAGTAGAGAGGAGGTGAGGTGTCTCCCTGAGCCATTGTCACTCAATTTTAAAAGCTACTGTAACTTGACCATTAGGGTCACCATACTCCCTCAACCTGAGTACAGTATTACATGTTTTGTAACATGCCTATGTTAATGTCTGTTTTCCATCTACAAGAACAGTATCTTTAAAATACAAAGACCTTGATTTGGAAATATTCAGGAAGCCATTTGGACCACACAAAATCATCTCATATTCGGCTGCTAAAACAACAACCTCACACACCCTAAAACATGAACACCGTGCCAGACTGAACACCGTGCCAGACTGAACACCGTGCCAGACTGAACACCACCGCAGACGAAAACAGTAGCAACCCTAGCCATTTCATTGTGTGAGAATTCTCTAATTCAGCTCCCATTAGCATCTCTAAATCATATTGGTGTTCATATTGGTGTGTCACagaccatagaattaggaattaaaaTACTAATACACTAATACTAATTATAATAGTAATTTATTGTGAGCTCTATGGGTGTCACAGTATGTTTTGTTGCACCAGCTATTCTGTTAAACCTCAAAAGCTCCATCGTCAGCATCTAAATCACaagacattctgtactgtcataTTGGTATCATGGATTAACTGGTGTAACCGTATATCCTGTTGCACTGGACTCTTTGTTAAAACAGGAAATTGCTGTCTTTACCTGAGCGTCTTTCCGTGCCACGGCGCGCAGGTGGTTGGCTGGTGCTCCCAGACTGGAGGAAAAGGGATGGAAAACACAACAGgttgtctcagtctctctttaCTGGCTATTTGCAGTAACACACACCCACTGATTAGAGCACCCAGTGATGCGAGCGGCCATTCGTATTGTCTTGTATTGCTTTATAACATGttttaaatatatacatatatataaaatgaATACAATTAAAATTAAACTAACACACTCTTTCCACAGGCAGAAATGTTTGTCAGTGACTCCTAAACTGCGGATGTTGAAGAGATCTTTGAGTCAGAAACCTTTATAAGTTAGTTATATAAGAAAGACCTGACTGGAAATGTCTTTTTCTTTTTATGTCAGTCAACTGTAGATGAAGGGCTTTGTTTTTATTGACCTGTTTTATTGACCTGTCTAATAAATAGCTCATGTTCATTACTGGTTGGTGTCATAGCTGCTTAGGTCAGTGTAATGTAATGGCTAAAACCACCTGGAATGTGTGGGGGGGAATTCCCATTCACAGGGCTACAGCAGGACTATTGCTGAGAACGTTTCCCTCACTCACTTGGAGACCATCTGTCGTCGGTATCACCATGACAAAGTTGTCGGGGAAAAAACCTCTGCGTccgttcatctctccctcccaccagcCCTCGTCCTCTGTTTCCTTCAGAAGGAGACATTGTGTAAAGAGCAACTCAAAAAACTACACATATTTCAAAAAACGACAATGTCCATGAGGACCATGGTCATTGCCCACAGTGGACACTAATATTTGATCTTCAAAGTGATCATAAACCTTATAAACCTTCCACTTATAATTTGGCAGTGTGGAAAAAAGTACtcaattatcatacttgagtaaaagtaaagattcctTAAAAGAACAtttctcaagtaaaagtaaaggtCACCCaggaaaatactacttgagtaaaagtctaaaagtatacGGTTTTGAAtatacttaagtacagtggtggaaaaagtattcaaaagtaaaaagtaaaagtTAATGCTAAACCTCAAAGTCCTTATTTTTTGCGAACCAGACGGCACGATTCTCTctttgatatatacagtacaagtcaaaagtttgcacctactcattcaagggtttttctttatttttttgtacagttttctacattgtagaataatagtgaagacatcaaaactatgaaataacacatatggaatcattttggaaccaaaaaaaatgtaatgatggactgtcgtttctctttgcttatttgagctgttcttttcaTAATATGTGGGGCTtttttctgtataccacacctaccttgtcacaacacaactgattggctcaaacgtattaagaaggaaagatattccacaaatgaacttttaacaaggcattaatttaaattaattcctggtgactacctcatgaagctggttgagagcatgccaagagtgtgctaagctgttatcaaggcagagggtggctactttgaagaatctcaaatacaaaatatattttaatttgtttaacacttttttggttactacatgattcaatatgtgttatttcatagttttaatgtcctcactattattcaacaatgtagaaaatagtaaaaaaattaagaaaaccccttgaatgagtaggtgtgacaatacattattttgaTACTGTACATGCGTGAATTGGGCGACATTATTGTCCTACCATGAACATTCGAAATGTAACAAATACTTTTGGTTGTCAcggaaaatgtatgggagtaaaaagtacacattttctttaaaaatgtattggagtaaagttgtcaaaaatataaaaagtaaagtaaagtacagatacccccaaaaacgacttaagtaatactttaaagtatgtttacttaatttagttactttacaccactgtaattTGGAATATAATTTATACCATCAGATTTTTGGATGTTTTCCCCACTTATGTAATTGTGCATGCTTTGTCGTCTAGTGGCACATATTTTCACGGAATTGCTCACAAGTCACTTAACAGGTTTGTCTGGTTGAAGAGGAGTAAAAATATTTATGAAATTGTATAACCATGTTTATACTAGTCCAAAACTGGAGCAGAATATCCTTGATTTTGGTCCCAAAAGGCATAAAGTCATGAAGGTACAGTATATTGCATTGGGGAACATGGATGACAGAATTCGTACAAACCTTGGTGATGATTGTAACAATGTCTCCCTTCTTTAGATTTAACTCATCCTCGGTCACGGCTGGATAGTCGAACATGACTTGACAACATTCCTTCACTGAGTAGACATAATAGAGAAGGGAGTGTTATATAGAGAACCTAAGCAATGCATTGTGGTTGTAAGATCATGTTGAACAGACGCTGACAGTAATTTATCACAATACCTCATCATGACCAGGGGtaggaaaagtacccaattgtcatactcaACTAAAAGTTTAGTCACCtcgtaaaatattacttgagtaaaagtctaaaagtatttggttctaaatatacttaagtatcaaaagtaaaagtacaattataaatcatttcaaattccttatatgaagCAAACTAGATGGCACCGTTGTCTTGTTTTTAAAAGGTGAAGATAGCAAGGGGTACACTCCAAaatacatcatttacaaacaatgcatttgtgtttagtgagtctgacagatcagaggcagtagggatgaccacttGGACCATTTTACTGTCCTGCTAAGCACTCaacatgtaatgagtacttttgggtgtcagggaaaatgtatggagtaaaaagtacattattttctttaggaatgtagtgaagtaaaagttaaaattgtcaaaaatataaattgtaaagtaaagataccccaaaaaactacttaagtagtactttaaagtatttttactgaaatATGAGATTAACCTGTTTAGCCTGTTTGAACcattgacttttttccacatgaAACTGTGACATCAGGCCAGGGTGAACGTCAAAGTTTCTGTGGGCCAACACCCACATAGCGTATTAGGTAAACTGTGGGAATTACTGGCAGTCACATGCCAATGATGTGGCTGTCTATTATTTGTGGACACCTGCCTAAGTGGTAGTTTGGTCCAAAAATAGAACACTTGTCACAAGCAGAGGTCTCACTGTTGTTGTAGTACATCAGAACATGTCTATATTCAGCAGAGACATTGCTTTGCAGTTTCATTCAATGTATCAAAAAGCCTCTCCCACAAGGAGGAATTTGATGAGGGGTACAAGGATGGACCTTTTATTTTACAATTTAAAATGTCCACTCATTTATACGACATACATAAAGTAGGAATAAGAACTATAAAAACGTaccattttttgttttgttcctaACACTCGTCCTCTGAGGTAGCTTTgtcttaacaaaaaaaaaaaaaatgtattaaattcatCAATGGCATCTCGCACCTACGTTTTCAGGAGAAAAACATCCCATGTGTATTGTATTTTGATTTATCTTGCATTCCATACCTCTTTACTAAACATTGTATCTGAGAGTTTGGGTCTGGTTTTGCTCTCGTTATGCTTGACATCTGAAAAAGATTGAGAAGGAAGTTCTATAAGGGTATATTGATTCAAGTCCACTCTCAGAACATGTACAGTAACTCagcaatgcaaaaaaaaacaaaaaaacatttgaaaatcCCACCTTTTGGAGAGACAAATATCTCTTTGGTGAAGTTTGATGGAAATGCTCCCACTTTACCACTTTTCATTCCCATCCACCACCCATCTTCAATCTATCAGGtgttagaagagagagaagaaaaaagaaGAGAAACAGAAATATAAGAATAGCACCGTGTAACAGAGAATGTTTCACCAATCATCCACATGCATAGGAATTCTCAAAACAGGTTTGGTCAGCATAGtgtttacagatgtaggatcttaatttgatcgccCGGTTGCAGGAGAACATTTCCAGGAAATGTACAACTCTGAGTgtgtttgaggtttaaaaaggtgtctgaagtttgtaatttgtTGTGAAatatccatgaattataatccacatcaGTGGAGAGGCTAtatgaggggaggacggctcataataatgtttgGAACGGTGAAACCATTACCACGAGACCATgctccccaatgaaggtgccaccaacctcctgtgatccaCATAATAACCATAATTTCCTGTtactgctgcaggattattttcctgctgtagcaaactggctcaaatgaagggCCTACATCTGCACACACCTCAGAGTAAAGTTGTTATGTGTGTGAGAAACGTGATTTCTTCTGGATAATCTTGGGGAAATATCACAATGAATATGCATTGCTGGAAGTGTCTGTGCGACTATTTGTTTTTCTGAGCTTTTGGAGGGGTGACATTTTAATATCATATCTAGCTAGACAAACAAGATAAATGATTTGTGGTTGTTTCCTCATACTCATGAATGTGccattagagatatgatacaaaGAAAGTAAATATGATATGCCACTCCAATTATGAAGTAAAAACATAAACATATCCTTCTAAAGAGAGCAGCTAATGTTCTCTCCAACAAACCTACAACTAATTTACACTGACACTATAGCAGGGGTCTCAAAATAATTTGGTTCTAGGGCCTCGTTAAATTGTCTTGTGGGATATTTGTTGGAGATTCCTCCTCTAGTATGTTTACAAGTGTTTTCCCATCTATTGATAGCGTCAGTAATGATAAAAGCAGCACTTTACCTCTCTGAGGATCTCAATGGTCTCCCCGACAACCAGCTCCAGCTCGTCCTCATTCAAGGGACTGTAGGCAAAGGCCACCTCACACTTCCTTGTTTGCTTAATCATCCTTGCTGCTTGAACAAAGCATTGTACCAGCCACAAGATTAGTCAGATTAGTCAATTAGTTCTTATTTTTCTAAAGTAATAGTTAAAACTAATGATAAATAGAAATTCAGTAGAGAAATGTAGAAGTCAACAAATACAGAAGTCTCAACATGATCACTTATAGACTCCAGACTCAGAGCATGACTAGAAGAATTGAAGCTTTGTCGTGTTGTAACAAATTGAGTCCCTCAAAGGGACTGTGCCTTAACAGTAGACTGTGTGGTTTTTAATCGGTTCCTTCTTTGTACATTATAATTAAGCTTGGTGCTAGCAGGCGAGGCTGTATATCTGCACGAGGCCTTTAATGACTTGTTTGAGCCTGTCGTGCTGACAAAGTGTGCGTGTATCTCGATGGGCACGAACCAAAACACTGCCACATTTCAGTACAAAACAGGGTTTGTGTTTGATAGACTGGGAAAAATATCTGGATCCAAGTTATGGGAAACACATTAAACAGAGtgacatggtagtggaggtttAAAGCCATTGGAGAGTGACATACATTTCCGTATGCTTCTTGGTTCCCTCTTGCTGTCACCGATCAAATACACTGGCACCTCCTGTGTGGGAAATAAAAGATACAGACACATACAATGAAAAAGCTAACGAGTCAAGTAATACAGTATACAACGGGTAGTTCATGAAAATGCACAAACAGTAGGCTGATCAGAGATGTGGTCAAACCGATTTCAAATCAGTCAAGgaaggaagtaaactgaaatgaTGGAATTTCAGTTCCTTGACAGAATATCATTTCATCTGACTTCCTTTGTTGACTGAATTGAGATGGTGTTAATCCTAATCCTGGGACTGAAGGCATGAAGGCAAACTCTTGATGGACATAACGTACCTTGACGAAGTTAGAGGGGAAGATGCCCCTCTTGCCCCTCAGTTCCCCCTCCAGCCAGCCCTCCTCGCTGGCATTGGAGACACTCGTCACTACGTCTCCCACCTGCACCGTCATCTCATCTCCCATTGTGCCCTCAAAGGCTATCAGCACCAGCACCTCTGAGACACACAaataggggaggagggggaagagaataTGATGTTGCAAGTTTCATTCTCTTTTCAAACAGACCTAACAACATTGCTTGAGGAACTGCAGTTAATTAGAGTCATTTAACAAATAATGTGGCCCAACATTTAGAAGGTTAACACCATAGTCTGGTAACTCAAACacatagggaggaggagagagattacGTGGACCCTTTTCACACTATTGTGCTGATCCAAACCGTACTGTGCTGGCATGGATATTGCCTTTCACCTTTGTCCTCTCTAGCATGGTTTTGGCAACTATGGTGGGTATATAACCAGCTTGTTTGACTCAGCTTGGCTGCATAGTGAGAGAAGGGTAATGGTATTGCGAGAttatttggactcattagacagGTAATGTGCCCCAACATCTAGAACGGCAATGCTTGTTTCAACAGGCTATGTGGTATGTTCCATGCAAGGCTGGAGGAGAGTAGTAGAGTTGCAATGGACAACAATGTGATATCAAGATTATTGTGCTTGGAACATACAGCAAATCATAGGCAAGAAAAGCTTTTGTTTTTTCTGACTAAAGGCCTTTGTAAACCAAATCAGTCTCCTGTAGCATATTTGTGTTTGAACAACATGTATAGGTATGTAAACCAaggttacagtacagtactgggGCAGCAAAATGGATATCAAACATTACAGTTTGGAATTTGCCCTGGGATAGTGAAAAGATTTCTGTTCAAGTAGTTTTTATTACCACACACACCCATTGCCTACACACCCATTATCCACTGCTAGTACTAGTGCTAACCTGTTTACCTGGCTTTAGGCATTTATGTCAATGTTAGCTATGAAGCAACCCTGCAACACCAAATGCAAAAGTATAGTGGACACCCAGAGACCTACTACCCCTTTGTTTTCTGGATAATAAAGAAGAAAGATCATTATCTCTGTTGTCTGTTTAATGACAAAGAGGGTGTATAATCTAGACACACGAACAGGCTCTGGTATACTAAAACCACCTCCACTCGCAACTATTATTTGGGAATACAAAATGACCATGCATTTTCTAAACTATAGTTCTTGACAATTGCCCTGAGCATAACTGATTGATTGACAGACATTGTAAACATTCCCCAAAACCCTTCTAGACCCTGCTGAATGGACCACACAGTTACAACCCACTTACCCATGACTTCTTAGAAAGCTTTACTCTCTCTTCTAGGCGTTTATGTAAATCCTCttcagaggacagacagacacctcATGCTACAGAGGGAGAACTGAAAGAAAGTATTGCCCAAGAAGCAAAGCTATATATGGCTAGCCAGGGCCCTCCTTCCCTCTAGTCATTCATTAACATCTACTTCGGCTAGTCATGACAAGCCACCAGCCAGGAGGACGACGGgtcagagagagcaagcgagagagtaagaggagagagagcaggtgggACAGGTTTCTATTTGGAGAGAGACGATAGGCAAGGGTGAAAAAGAACATGGCCACATATTTTCAGCTGTAAAAGTAACTGTCATACATTGTATGGGAAAGAAACAAGACAGTCACAATATGTCAATGTGACGTAAtgatgtgtgtactgtgtgtgtgtaccccttACGGTAGAATAGGTGTCCATTCATAGAGAAGCTTACATTGGAGATGGCAGAtttcggggtggcagggtagcctagtggttagagcgttggactagtagccccaaaaagttgcaagttcaattcccccagctgacaaggtacaaatctgttgttctgcccctgaacaggcagttaacccactgttcctaggctgtcattgaaaataagaatttgttcttaactgacttgcctagttaaataaaggtaaaataaatttataAAATAAAAGATAAGATAACAAGCATGCTTGAATTGCATTACTCTCTCAAGGTATTGAAAATGTGTCTTGGAGGCTCCAGGCGGTAATATGTGAAAATGTTCATCCTCCATTGCTAATACTGTTTTACCACATCGAATGGTTTCCCGTTAAATATTATCTAGCTCATGTTTACTCATGTTGACCTATATCGTCACAGAAAGAATACTACAGCAACAGGATTGAAATGTTTAGTCCATAACGTTGATTAAATGGTGgctaggctattagctggcctaAAGTAGGCTATGTGAACGTGCAATACTGTTAAAGACGTCCTACAGCGATTTTGAACTTTTCCTGTTGAAGAGCGATATCCCAAgcataaatacagtaaagtacacacactaaagggtaactgcaaacttcaaggagtagGGCATTCAAGGAGTTGGTTTGATGGGAATCTGTGGATGTCAACAGCCgcttgaggaacaatagagtAAAAGAGAAAAGGCCCACCGTGTGCTATGTCATgtaaatcaggtgttaaatgaggtgaaaaggaaACTGGAGTGCCAGCTGTGTTTTAGAGTGGGGTTTCAGTGAATTTACGGAAATGATGAAGCTTATCTGCagcgcaggaaaattctcagtgaCAAAGAGGGAtcgaattaagatcctacatctgtaaaatCAAAGCTTTCACCACTTCTCTTCCCTATACACAGAATGCAGTAATGAAAGTGAGTATAACGACTTATACATCTCTGCACTTTTGTGTCTTTTGTGTCTAGTGCATGTACTGTGTGGCTCTTACAACCTTACCTTtccagtacagtatagacaggtgtCAATAATGTAAATGTTAGATTTTCAACTCCTTATTGAATAAAGATACTGTACATAAAATCAGCAACACAGAATTACATTTAACAGATGTTAAATTAACCAAAGTTCTTTTTAATTTACATCTGGAAAACATTGGCTACAGGAACCATTTAAAAACGTTATTGCCCCCAACCACATAGAATTGAACATGAATGTGTCAACCACAATGTTTATCATGCACATTAAAGAGTGCACCCCACACAGTCTACTCTGCAATCCAAACTTAACATAGACGTTACACAAGGGGGAAAGTCCCCATTCATTGAAGAAAACCTATCACATCAAAGCATTGAGTGTGCCATGATCTAACCAATCACCAATTTTTCTTAATATACAAAGGAAGCATTAATTACTACAAATGATTACAAATTGTGTCGTCTAATCAAAAGTTGAATGACTTTGCACAGGTATTTCTGAGGCACAGACTTCCAATGGTGAGACATTAATAAGTAGTACACACCCAACCCAAGACCAAGTTAACAGTTCTGAAATGTACAAGATATAACAATCCAATACAGGATTCTCAACAAACTAGACAAGATAACAAACATCCAGGTAGCCTATTGTGACTTTGCAGACAGGGTATGCCAATTCATTTTATTTAACAGTCTCTGTttgccagtggtgtaaagtatttaggtagtactttaaagtatttgtttttttggggtatctgtactttactatttataattttgacttcactacattcctaaagaaaacaatgtactttttacaccacacattttccctgacacccaaaagtactctttacattttgaatgcttagcaggacaggaaaatggaccaattcacgcacttatcaaaaGAACGTCCTTGGTCAACCCTATTGCcgctgatctggcggactcatagAACACAttttgtctgagtgttggagtgtgcccctggctgtccataaatttaaaaaacaagaaaatagtgctgtctggtttgattaatataaggaattttaaatgatttatacttttaaagtatatatatatttttaaat contains:
- the LOC112246176 gene encoding SH3 domain-containing kinase-binding protein 1 isoform X4; amino-acid sequence: MEVLVLIAFEGTMGDEMTVQVGDVVTSVSNASEEGWLEGELRGKRGIFPSNFVKEVPVYLIGDSKREPRSIRKSARMIKQTRKCEVAFAYSPLNEDELELVVGETIEILREIEDGWWMGMKSGKVGAFPSNFTKEIFVSPKDVKHNESKTRPKLSDTMFSKETKLPQRTSVRNKTKNVKECCQVMFDYPAVTEDELNLKKGDIVTIITKETEDEGWWEGEMNGRRGFFPDNFVMVIPTTDGLQSGSTSQPPARRGTERRSVKAEGSAMEKSSPAKAKDEKPESKDLRSNPPTKVKLPAPSRPAQPPPVKDKPLKFGSSNLFSPIRANGDLLPISPKCSEDSNSDQFDGVEVSPEKLSHPTANRAKPPQRRPPSALVTSPQISESHSPPSKPEHSTKNPVPSRLALPKAVVEARATQEEKPCLDSLHAEVRELKMVLELLQNRHERDIQELKEELRDERNKRVALQEEVHGLRTKN
- the LOC112246176 gene encoding SH3 domain-containing kinase-binding protein 1 isoform X1 → MEVLVLIAFEGTMGDEMTVQVGDVVTSVSNASEEGWLEGELRGKRGIFPSNFVKEVPVYLIGDSKREPRSIRKSARMIKQTRKCEVAFAYSPLNEDELELVVGETIEILREIEDGWWMGMKSGKVGAFPSNFTKEIFVSPKDVKHNESKTRPKLSDTMFSKETKLPQRTSVRNKTKNVKECCQVMFDYPAVTEDELNLKKGDIVTIITKETEDEGWWEGEMNGRRGFFPDNFVMVIPTTDGLQSGSTSQPPARRGTERRSVKAEGSAMEKSSPAKAKDEKPESKDLRSNPPTKVKLPAPSRPAQPPPVKDKPLKFGSSNLFSPIRANGDLLPISPKCSEDSNSDQFDGVEVSPEKLSHPTANRAKPPQRRPPSALVTSPQALSGRDQTEAEKLLKLLEISESHSPPSKPEHSTKNPVPSRLALPKAVVEARATQEEKPCLDSLHAEVRELKMVLELLQNRHERDIQELKEELRDERNKRVALQEEVHGLRTKN
- the LOC112246176 gene encoding SH3 domain-containing kinase-binding protein 1 isoform X3, which encodes MEVLVLIAFEGTMGDEMTVQVGDVVTSVSNASEEGWLEGELRGKRGIFPSNFVKEVPVYLIGDSKREPRSIRKSARMIKQTRKCEVAFAYSPLNEDELELVVGETIEILREIEDGWWMGMKSGKVGAFPSNFTKEIFVSPKDVKHNESKTRPKLSDTMFSKETKLPQRTSVRNKTKNVKECCQVMFDYPAVTEDELNLKKGDIVTIITKETEDEGWWEGEMNGRRGFFPDNFVMVIPTTDGLQSGSTSQPPARRGTERRSVKAEGSAMEKSSPAKAKDEKPESKDLRSNPPTKVKLPAPSRPAQPPPVKDKPLKFGSSKANGDLLPISPKCSEDSNSDQFDGVEVSPEKLSHPTANRAKPPQRRPPSALVTSPQALSGRDQTEAEKLLKLLEISESHSPPSKPEHSTKNPVPSRLALPKAVVEARATQEEKPCLDSLHAEVRELKMVLELLQNRHERDIQELKEELRDERNKRVALQEEVHGLRTKN
- the LOC112246176 gene encoding CD2-associated protein isoform X2; the protein is MEVLVLIAFEGTMGDEMTVQVGDVVTSVSNASEEGWLEGELRGKRGIFPSNFVKEVPVYLIGDSKREPRSIRKSRMIKQTRKCEVAFAYSPLNEDELELVVGETIEILREIEDGWWMGMKSGKVGAFPSNFTKEIFVSPKDVKHNESKTRPKLSDTMFSKETKLPQRTSVRNKTKNVKECCQVMFDYPAVTEDELNLKKGDIVTIITKETEDEGWWEGEMNGRRGFFPDNFVMVIPTTDGLQSGSTSQPPARRGTERRSVKAEGSAMEKSSPAKAKDEKPESKDLRSNPPTKVKLPAPSRPAQPPPVKDKPLKFGSSNLFSPIRANGDLLPISPKCSEDSNSDQFDGVEVSPEKLSHPTANRAKPPQRRPPSALVTSPQALSGRDQTEAEKLLKLLEISESHSPPSKPEHSTKNPVPSRLALPKAVVEARATQEEKPCLDSLHAEVRELKMVLELLQNRHERDIQELKEELRDERNKRVALQEEVHGLRTKN